The genomic region TGTCCCTCAATGGCTTGTTTCACTACCGAGAACTCCATGACATCACCCCGAACCCGACTGAGTTGAGGATGCTCGATCTCAAGTCTGTCGGGATTTCGGGCAAAGGCGGTGACTAAATGTCCCTGAGTGAGAGCCTGCTCGACCACTTGACGACCGACAGTCCCTGTGGCTCCAAAAATAATCAGTTTCATGGGGTTGCCTCCTAAATGATGACATCCCTAACTTACGAAGATTGACCGGAGACCGCTTTTACGTTCTTGCAGTTCTATCGCGTTCTTGCGGTGAGTTGTGCGTTGGGGTTGAAACGCCTAGAATTGCCGAAGTATGCCCCTACTTGCACGAAGGGTAAAAGCGCCGTTGTCTCGTCGTCGATCGCTAGCCAGGGAAGGCATTTCAAACTTATGGCCAATGCGCAATCACAGCCCGCTTTGTCCCCGGACGGATCGCCGCAGAGCGCTCCATCTCTACGGACTGAGACCATGCAGCTTGAGCTTCTGCAGTTTCCTCCAGGTGAAGGCCAGGTTCACAGCCAGAACGCACACACCTTATTTGTCAATTTAACGACCCGTCCGATCGATTATCTGCAAACTCAAGATGGCAAGACCCACACGGGGCTATATCGGCGGGGAGACTTTACCCTGACGCCAGCCGATCTGCGCTTTTTTGCTCGCTGGCAGGGAACTGAGAATTGTTTAAAGATTCAGCTTGGCGATCGCTTTCTACGTTCCGTCGCCCAGGAAACCCTGACTGGCAATCGAGATCGCCTCTCCCTCATCCCCACCTTTCAAAGCCGTAATGGACAAATAGAAGCGATCGCAACCCTGCTGTTGGCAGAATTGCAACAAAACCAGTCCGGCGGTGCATTATATTTGGACTCTTTGGCCAATGTTCTCGCGGTGCAACTGCTGCGAAATTACAGTAGTACCCTGGTTCAATTGCCCAACTACGAAGGTGGGTTACCCCCTCACCACCTGCGGCAAGTTTTGGAGTACGTTGACGCCTATTTAACCGAGGAGATTAAGCTGGCTGATTTAGCTCAACTTCTGAGCATGAGTCCCTTTCATTTCAGTCGTCTATTCAAACAATCGATGGGCCTTTCGCCCCACCAATACTTGATTCAACAACGAGTCGAGCGGGCCAAACGGTTGCTGAAACAAGGCGATCGCGCGATCGTCGAGATCGCCTTGGAATGTGGGTTCAACAGCCACAGCCATCTCAGCAAGCAGTTCCGGCAGGTAACGGGCATGACTCCCAATGCTTTTAGAAAAAGCTAGGCGTTAGCACAAACGGAGTGCGAGCCTCGTTTTATTGTCCTTCCGAGGGATTGCATCATCTGCCATCAGTCGAATCACCTCGACGAAATCGCGATCGGTCTCGAAGGCCAAGATCGGCAACAGGATGGGCGCTAGGAAACGTGGTTTGGGAGCAAGTTACCACCCAAGGATCGCAGACCTGTTGACAGCAATGAAAGATGAAGCCGAACGATACATAAATTCTGGTTCTGTACAAATTGAGTATGATTCAAGAGGAAATGAAGACAATTTTATGTTTTTTCGTGTTTTTTGTCTTTTAAATCTCCAACGATCCATCGAATAAGATCGTAAATTAAGATCGTCAATAAATTTTGGATAAACTGGATAATCCTCCATCAACTGAAAACCATAATGTTAATTAGAAATAATGTTATATAAAAACTCAAATATTCCTGAAGAGAGATCTCTTTTTTCTAGGATAAAATGCTAGGTTAGTTCTTAAACTATTGAGCATTAAAATGAGTGGCGGCGACAGCAAGCCGCTTGCACAGCATAGGAGTCAAATCGATAAGTCAAATCGATCGCCCTCCACTGCCCTAGAATTAATGAGGATAAGGTTCGACCCAGGTACAATCGGGCAACACCCACAAAAAAAGATCGAATTAAGTGATAGAATAGTTTATTTATTGCTTTTTTCCAGAAAGCCGTGCTAGTTTACAATGCTTAAATCAACCGATTGAAAATGCTCTAGAAAATTTTAACTTTCTAAGGTAGATAATAGGTTGGTAGTGCGGTTTTTTATTCTTTTTACATTCAAATATTCCAGAAATGGGGTCTGAAGGTTAGGGTTAAAAAATCTGGGCGATCGCTCTATTTTGCCAATCACCGTTGATTACATTATGCGCAAAATTCGGTTATTTATTGCATCGAGCTTAGATGGCTATATCGCTCGCGAATCCGGGGCAGTGGATTGGTTATTTACCGATTGTGACTACGGTTATCATCAATTTTTTGACGAAATCGATACAGTCATCATGGGGCGCAAAACCTACGATCGAATTTTTGAGCTAAGTGACTATCCCTATGCTGACAAAAAAGGATTTGTTTTATCGACGACCTTACACGGACAACAGGATAAATACGTAGAATTTGTCGGATATAATTTAGATAATTTTGTCAAAACCTTGCATTCTAGTCCCGGTAAAGATATTTGGTTGATTGGCGGATCTGAAGTCATTCATTTATTTTTAAAACAGCACTGGGTTGATGAATTGATTTTGTCAATCCATCCTAAAATTTTGGGCAGTGGAATTCCCTTAGTTGTCAACGATCAAAATTTAGAAATGGAATTAAGTTTAACCGATGTCACCACTTTTGATTCTGGATTAGTTCAGTTGGTTTACAGATTGGAACCCTAAAACACTGTTTAATGAGATCTCAAGATCGTCCAATATCGAGCAATATCGAGGAGAAGATCTTTAACATTAGCTCGGCGATTTTGGGGGATAAAAGCGAACAAAAATGATTTTTCTCCGTCTTAAAGCTCATCCATTACTCCGCCAGCGTGAGGGAGGGCGACGGTCAACAAGAATGTCAGTCTTCGAGACAGTCACCCCTCACGCTTTTTTTGGTCGAGGGAATGAATAGTATAATTGGCAACACCGCAGTCAAACAATGCGGTAGAATTAAAACTCTACAATTTAGCATCTCAAAACAGGGTGTATGTTTGAGCTATCTTCTCAAAATAAGCGTCCGAAATTGCTGGTTTTAACGGCAGTTTTCGCCAGTGTGCTGCTGTTGGCCCTACCCGCAAGAGCGCAAATGACCGATGAAAAAATTGATGATTTTGTGGAAGCTTTGCGACGTGCCGCCCCAGATACGGGGATGGCGAACGACGGACTGTATAGCGATTGGCAAATTAAACCGGAGAATATTCCCCGTTGGTCGCGGCTGTGTACCGAAGAGGAAATGACCCCGGCGCAATTTGAAGCAAACGAGACGAAAGCAAGAGCTGTTCTGGCTTGTGTGATGGGAGACATCCTCAAACAGGAATACCGAAATAGCAATAATGAAGCGCTCGCCGTGCGTCGGGCTGCCGCCTGGTGGATGAGTGGAGATCCGAATCGCTACGATACGCCAAATATTGCAGAGTATACGGAAAAAGTCTGGAATTTTTACCAAGAAGAACGGGGGCGCTGAGCGTCGGACTCGCCCCGATCGCCGAATGTTGCACTCGTTGGTAAGATCTATAAAGGTATCTGCCACTAAAGGGTTGAGAGGCGATCGTGTTAGAAGAAAATCGAGAACGAGCGTTGCAATTTATCGCAGGCATCGAGGCGGAAATGCTCGATGCCTCTGCTTATCAAATCGCGAACGAACTGCGTCGATATACGCGCAAGTCTTACAATAATTTGCAATTTGCGATCGCCACCCTTTCACCGCAAGATTATCGCGGAAGTCAGCTCGATCTCGCCGTCGATCTCAGTGGTGAAGAAATCGATTTGGCTCATTTTATTGCTTCTTTATCCGATCGCGTCGCTTTACCCGGCTTGGCGGCGGCGGTGGATTTTGCTACGGCTTGGACGGCGAAACATAGCTCGTGGAGTGGCGATTTGGGACAGGCGATCGACGATTGGCGAAAAGATAAATTTACTTCGTTTCAAGCGGCGTTAAATGCCGATGCGTCTTATGTCGATCTCGCCTCTAATATTGCAGCGTTTCAAGTCGGTGAAATTCTCAATCGAAGTGACGATCGCCCGGTATCCATTGCAAAAGTAATTCGAGATTATCATCGGATTCGCTATCCGGAACACGTCCGCGATTTTATCCGGGACGAACTCGGTGGGGCGATCGAACTCAATACCCTGAGCAATCCGCAAAAAGTCGAAGCTAAAATTCGCCGCAGTATTGCCATTTTTCTCGCATTTCTAGAGATGCAGCGCCTCGGAAAAAGCCCTGACAAACCGGAGGCGATCGAACGAGCCGCTAAAATATTAGCGGCAACTTCGGGGGTTTCCCAAAACGATCTGCTCTCCAGTTCTCTCTATTTTCTTAAATATTTACTGCATAAAGGTGAGCTAAATGGGGTTTGTTTTAAACCCTATAAAAATCCCTTCTGGATGTTTGATTTTGCCGGATGGGGAACCGGGGAACCCGTGCGGGTCGATCGCGTCGTTCCAAGCGCTTAAGTCGCCCTACTGTTGACAGTTATCGCGAAACGACGGAGAGTAAAAGTAAATTGGTTGCATTAATTAGAATCCAATCGTGAATCCCTTTCTTTTTGTGACGGATTTAGATAATACCTTTGTCGGCGACGATGCCGCATTGGCACGCTTGCAGCAAGTATTGAGCGAACACCGTCAAACTTACGGCACCAAAATCGTCTATTCCACCGGGCGATCGCCGACCCTTTACAAGCAGCTCAAAGCGGAAAAACAACTGCTCGATCCCGATGCCTTGGTAACTTCGGTGGGAACCGAAATTTATACCGACGGGAAGGAAACCCCGGATGAAGATTGGGTCGCTATCTTGTCTCAGGGTTGGGATCGCGAGGCGATCGTTGCCGCCAGCGCCCATTTTGGAGATTTAGTTCCCCAACCGGATACGGAACAGCGACCGTTTAAAGTGAGTTATTTTTTAACTGAAGAAGCGGCGATCGAAGTGTTGCCGAGTTTCGAGTCGGCGTTGCAAGAGCGCAATTTATCGGTGAAGTTAATTTACAGTGCCGGGAAAGATTTAGATGTGTTGCCGGATAATGGAAATAAGGGGCTGGCAATGCAGTTTTTAGCAAAACGTCTCGGGTTTAGCCCCGATCGCACCGTCGCTTGCGGAGATTCTGGCAATGATATTGCTTTGTTCAGTGTCGGTGACGAACGCGGGATCATTGTCGGCAATGCGAAGCCAGAATTACGGCAGTGGTACGAAGAAAATGCTAGCGATGCGCTCTATTTAGCCCGGGCTGTTTGTGCGGGAGGAATCCTCGAAGGCTTGGAGCATTTTAAGTTCGTGTAAAAGAAATCACTTGAGGGTGATTTTGTTGCTCGAAATTGCCCTTTTACCCTTGAGAACTCTGCGATCGCCCGCCGTTCTTGAGGGTGTTTCTCGTGAGTTTACAATCGAGCTTCTCCCACCGCAAATATGTATTAAGGCCGATCGAGGCCGATCTAATTTACAATCTAAAATCCCCCATGATTGGTTATCTCAAAGGCGAGATCGTCGGCATTTACAAAACGACGAGCAATCGGGTTTTTGTAACCGTCGATGTCCGTGGCGTCGGTTACGAAGTCCAAATTCCCCCCCGTTGGCTGGCGGATCTTCCGGCGGTGGGGGAATCGGTTTGCGTGTTTACTCACCTGCAAGTGCGCGAGGACCAGCTCGTGTTTTACGGATTTGCGAGTCAAGCGCAACGAGATGTTTTTCGCCAGCTCGTTTCCGTGAGTGGGATCGGTTCGCAACTGGCGATCGCCCTACTCGATACCTTAGACTTGCCGGAGTTAGTCGGGGCGATCGTTTCCGCAGACACCAGCGCCCTCATGAAAACCCCGGGAGTGGGGAAGAAAACCGCCGAACGCATTGCCTTAGAACTGAAAAGCAAATTGGCTGCGTGGCGCGAACAGGCGGGACTGAGCGTGAGTTTAACCCCTCAAGTCGATCGCCAACTGCAGGAAGATTTAGAAATGACCTTATTAGCCCTCGGCTATAGCACCAGTGAAGTGAGCGAGGCGATCGCCGCGATCGCCAGCGAACCGGAACTCTCCGGCGAAACCCCCATCGAACAGTGGCTCAAACGGGCGATCGCTTGGCTCAGCGACAATGCCTAAGCCATCGATCGAGCGCGGGGACGCCCTATTCCCCAATCCACTCCCCTATGGTATGATTGTCAATTGCTGTGTTTATACCTCGATTGACCGCAGTCATGGCACTGACCCAAAACCTCAAACAAGAGATCATTACCGGATATCAAGTCCACGAAACCGACACCGGATCGGTAGAAGTTCAAGTCGCTTTACTCACCGAGCGCATTAATCGCCTGAGCGAACATCTCAAAAGCAACAAAAAAGACCACACCTCCAGACGCGGTTTGCTCAAAATGATCGGCCAGCGCAAGCGTCTGCTAGCATACATTAACAAGAATGACAAACAGCGCTACCGCCAGCTCATCGAGCGCCTCGGTATTCGTGGTTAAACCACCCATCAGTTATGTCCTCAGAACCCCAACGCTCTCCCATTCCCTTTGAACCGAAAAACCGCAAAAAACAGCGTCGGAAAGCGGCTACCAAAGGCTCGAACGTCGGTAAAACTGGCCGAGAACAAGCAGAAGTAGCCCGTCGGGCCTCTCCGAGTCAACGGACCATTCCCGAAGCCGTCAGCCGCCGGATGATCCGCCGCATGGTTTTCTTTTGCGGCTTGCCGACCGCCTTGGGGATTTCGAGCTTCATTCTCAGTTACTTCATCGTGACCGAGCAGTGGTTTCCCCTGCCGAACGCGGCGGTCGTCGCCGTCAGTATGGGCTTCTTTGGGATGGGAGTCTTAGGGTTGAGCTACAGTGTTTTGTCTGCCTCTTGGGATGAAAACACCCCCGGAAGCTGGCTCGGATGGAACGAATTTGTCGTCAACTTCCGGCGGATGACCCAAGCATGGCGCTCTTCGCGCTAACTAATCCGAATCCGCACTCGGCGATCGCGCGGCGAACGGGGCGTTTGAGAAAGCCGCTCGATGATTGCCACCAACAAGGGTTGTCATTGTTTTGAAACTTCACCCAATACAAAGCCGATCGCAAATCGCTTACCTTAAGTTCATAAAGAAGATTTTGTACACGAATAATCGAGCTGGGTAACTCACCATGATCATTGTCATGAAAAGTGGCGCTCCCGAGGCCGAAGTCGATCGCTTGACTGAGGAACTCAACCAAACCTGGGGACTGACGCCAGAAAAAATTGTCGGTCGTTATAAAGTCGTCATCGGCTTGGTGGGAGACACCGCCGATCTCGATCCCCTGCAACTGCAAGAAATGAGTTCGTGGATCGAACAAGTCTTGCGAGTCGAGCAGCCGTTCAAACGCGCCAGCCGCGAATTCCGCCACGGCGAAGCCTCGGACGTGATCGTCAACACGCCCAACGGCCCGGTACATTTTGGCGAAAACCATCCCCTCGTCGTCATTGCCGGACCGTGTTCCGTCGAGAACGAAGAGATGATCGTCGAAACCGCGCGACGGGTGAAAGCCGCCGGGGCTAAATTCTTGCGTGGAGGCGCTTACAAGCCGCGCACCTCCCCCTATTCCTTCCAAGGACACGGAGAAAGCGCCTTAGAACTGCTCGCCGCCGCCCGGGAAGAGACCGGATTGGGGATCATCACCGAATTGATGGATACGGCGGATTTAGAGGTCTTGGGTGAAGTCGCCGACATCATTCAAGTGGGGGCGCGTAACATGCAAAACTTCGCCCTCCTCAAGAAAGTGGGCGCCCAAGACAAACCCGTATTTTTGAAGCGCGGGATGTCTTCGACCATTGAAGAATGGTTGATGGCGGCAGAATATATCATGGCCGCAGGCAATCCCAACGTGATTCTGTGCGAGCGGGGCATTCGTACCTACGATCGCCAGTATTGCCGCAATACGTTGGATTTATCCGTGATTCCGGTGTTGCGATCGCTGACCCACTTACCGATCGCCATCGATCCGAGTCACGGAACCGGGTGGGCCGAGTACGTCCCGGCAATGGCAAAAGCGGCGATCGCCGCCGGAACCGACTCCCTGATGATCGAAGTTCACCCCAACCCGCAGAAAGCCCTATCTGACGGACCGCAATCCCTGACCCCCGATCGCTTCGATCGCCTCATGGAAGAACTCGCCGTCATCGGTAAAGCCGTCAACCGTTGGCCCCAACCCGAGGCCGTTCTCGCCTGATCCTCCCGGATCGAGCTATTGTCTCGGGCGCCATCCTCAAACCAAAAAACGGCAAAAGCCAGATCGCAAGATTTGGCGGTTGCCGTTTTTTCGTGTTGCACTCGCCGCGAACGCTCCCCGATTTTCCCTCAATCTTTCGTTTCCAAATGCCGCAAGACATCGAGTTGGCGATCGACCTGTTTGAGCAGTTGGTCGAGGGCGGGCAGTGCTTCGAGAGGCTGGTCTTCCAATAACTTCGGATGGTTCCCCGCCTGCTTGTGCAGCTCGTCCACCTTGCGCTGCAATTGCTGGGCCAAGCGCAACGCATCCCGGCTCAAGGTCACCAATTGCTGTTGCTGGTAAAACTTCAACGCCGCCCCACGCAACACTTGCAAGGTCGCATCTTCCCCGTGGTCACTCGGCATCACCCGCAAGCGCAACAACAGATCCGCGCCTTGATAGCGTCGTTCGATCTCGATTTGTCGCGGTTTTTCCACAGGCAATAACGGCAAGTGGGTCAGGCGTTTGAGTTCGTTAATCACCGATTGGAATAAGGACAAGTCCAACCGGTCCAACACCGATTGGACGACCCCATCTTGACTCCACAAAATCCGCCCGTATTCTGCCTGACGCTCGAAATAGAGCCGACCGATCCCTCCGGTCAAGACCCGTCCCAACAACTCTTGTAACAGTTGTTTCGGCGGCAAACTGGCGAGAACTTCTAACGGACTGTCTAAATGGGCCGCACTAATTTCTAAAACTGGAACTTCCGCATCGGGATGGGGGGGAGGTAATTTCGGCGGTTGGGGTAACGTCGGCGGTTTGGGCGGGGGAGACGGCTTGTTGACGAGCTGTCCGAGCCGATTGAGGACGACAGCCGATTGACCGCGATGGGTGCTACTGCCCCCAGCCATTGGCGGACTGGGATGTTTGGCTTCGGGTTTGGGCGGCGATACGGAAGCTTTTTGTTCCGCACTGCTATGGGTGTGGTTGAGATACGACGTCAGTACCGAACGGTGGGTGGTGGCGTCGATTTGTTTGGGAACTAAAGAACATTTCATGTAGCCGAGCAACCGCCGGACGTAATCAAGCGCGGCTGTATCCTCTAAGTCCACCATGCCGAGAAGCAAACGACTTCCGTTGATGGACAGGGGTAGGACTTCGTAGTAGAGGCAGGCTTCAAACGGTAGGATATTGTCGATCAATTGAAAAATGCGATCGGTATCCATAGGATTGGCCCGCTCGGTCTCAGAGTTGGATTGCATTGGCGGATTGGTAGTCGCAAACACAAGAAAGGGTGGAGCAATGGTGACACCAATGCCTCGAAGTTCCCCGATTGGCCCAGAGAGGCAATGACGAGCGAGACAAGCCCGCAGGTGTTGGCGAACCTGCCAGCGCGTGAATTAGGCTCCATGTCAAGGGGTTGACAGTAAGGGGGTTGGTCATGGCGATCGCCCTGGGAGAAAGCTGACGCTCTCTACGGAATTTCGGGTCACGATTGGATCCAGATGCACCTCAAGCCGATCTGAGGATTTTAGCCACCATCGTGGATCGATCTCATCCCGTTATCGGGCAACCCTCCCTCGCTGGGGATGAGGAATCAATTATGGCACACCTGCCTTTTGGGGCTGAGTCAGGCTGTCGAATGAAACGCCGAGGATCCCCAAGGGGACAGGTTTGATAATCTTTAACGGGAGGGGTAGATTCTCCTCAGGAATCAACCCCGATCGGTTGTACGATCGCACGGTCTCATTCACAGTATTACTTATGGGTTGAGAAAATTAAAGATTTTTTCAAAAAATGTTATGCAGCGA from Oxynema aestuarii AP17 harbors:
- a CDS encoding helix-turn-helix domain-containing protein, with amino-acid sequence MQLELLQFPPGEGQVHSQNAHTLFVNLTTRPIDYLQTQDGKTHTGLYRRGDFTLTPADLRFFARWQGTENCLKIQLGDRFLRSVAQETLTGNRDRLSLIPTFQSRNGQIEAIATLLLAELQQNQSGGALYLDSLANVLAVQLLRNYSSTLVQLPNYEGGLPPHHLRQVLEYVDAYLTEEIKLADLAQLLSMSPFHFSRLFKQSMGLSPHQYLIQQRVERAKRLLKQGDRAIVEIALECGFNSHSHLSKQFRQVTGMTPNAFRKS
- the rpsO gene encoding 30S ribosomal protein S15, producing MALTQNLKQEIITGYQVHETDTGSVEVQVALLTERINRLSEHLKSNKKDHTSRRGLLKMIGQRKRLLAYINKNDKQRYRQLIERLGIRG
- the ruvA gene encoding Holliday junction branch migration protein RuvA, whose amino-acid sequence is MIGYLKGEIVGIYKTTSNRVFVTVDVRGVGYEVQIPPRWLADLPAVGESVCVFTHLQVREDQLVFYGFASQAQRDVFRQLVSVSGIGSQLAIALLDTLDLPELVGAIVSADTSALMKTPGVGKKTAERIALELKSKLAAWREQAGLSVSLTPQVDRQLQEDLEMTLLALGYSTSEVSEAIAAIASEPELSGETPIEQWLKRAIAWLSDNA
- a CDS encoding PAM68 family protein produces the protein MSSEPQRSPIPFEPKNRKKQRRKAATKGSNVGKTGREQAEVARRASPSQRTIPEAVSRRMIRRMVFFCGLPTALGISSFILSYFIVTEQWFPLPNAAVVAVSMGFFGMGVLGLSYSVLSASWDENTPGSWLGWNEFVVNFRRMTQAWRSSR
- a CDS encoding sucrose-phosphate phosphatase; this encodes MNPFLFVTDLDNTFVGDDAALARLQQVLSEHRQTYGTKIVYSTGRSPTLYKQLKAEKQLLDPDALVTSVGTEIYTDGKETPDEDWVAILSQGWDREAIVAASAHFGDLVPQPDTEQRPFKVSYFLTEEAAIEVLPSFESALQERNLSVKLIYSAGKDLDVLPDNGNKGLAMQFLAKRLGFSPDRTVACGDSGNDIALFSVGDERGIIVGNAKPELRQWYEENASDALYLARAVCAGGILEGLEHFKFV
- the aroF gene encoding 3-deoxy-7-phosphoheptulonate synthase is translated as MIIVMKSGAPEAEVDRLTEELNQTWGLTPEKIVGRYKVVIGLVGDTADLDPLQLQEMSSWIEQVLRVEQPFKRASREFRHGEASDVIVNTPNGPVHFGENHPLVVIAGPCSVENEEMIVETARRVKAAGAKFLRGGAYKPRTSPYSFQGHGESALELLAAAREETGLGIITELMDTADLEVLGEVADIIQVGARNMQNFALLKKVGAQDKPVFLKRGMSSTIEEWLMAAEYIMAAGNPNVILCERGIRTYDRQYCRNTLDLSVIPVLRSLTHLPIAIDPSHGTGWAEYVPAMAKAAIAAGTDSLMIEVHPNPQKALSDGPQSLTPDRFDRLMEELAVIGKAVNRWPQPEAVLA
- a CDS encoding dihydrofolate reductase family protein translates to MRKIRLFIASSLDGYIARESGAVDWLFTDCDYGYHQFFDEIDTVIMGRKTYDRIFELSDYPYADKKGFVLSTTLHGQQDKYVEFVGYNLDNFVKTLHSSPGKDIWLIGGSEVIHLFLKQHWVDELILSIHPKILGSGIPLVVNDQNLEMELSLTDVTTFDSGLVQLVYRLEP
- a CDS encoding ATPase, T2SS/T4P/T4SS family, whose translation is MQSNSETERANPMDTDRIFQLIDNILPFEACLYYEVLPLSINGSRLLLGMVDLEDTAALDYVRRLLGYMKCSLVPKQIDATTHRSVLTSYLNHTHSSAEQKASVSPPKPEAKHPSPPMAGGSSTHRGQSAVVLNRLGQLVNKPSPPPKPPTLPQPPKLPPPHPDAEVPVLEISAAHLDSPLEVLASLPPKQLLQELLGRVLTGGIGRLYFERQAEYGRILWSQDGVVQSVLDRLDLSLFQSVINELKRLTHLPLLPVEKPRQIEIERRYQGADLLLRLRVMPSDHGEDATLQVLRGAALKFYQQQQLVTLSRDALRLAQQLQRKVDELHKQAGNHPKLLEDQPLEALPALDQLLKQVDRQLDVLRHLETKD